The Lasioglossum baleicum chromosome 15, iyLasBale1, whole genome shotgun sequence genomic interval TACACCTAACCTTACAAATAATTGGCATATCAAACGagctaaatgaaattatttttagtgCAGTGTACAACGGAAGTCGCAGCCATTACTGAAAAGAGAACTGTATAATTAATGTACATAAATATGAAAGGCCAATCACACCAGAAATCAAAATCTTATATTTTAAGTATAGAAATATTGGATAAAATTTCCAGCTATCTTTTATCGAGCCTAAATCAACTTCTTgaactacgatttattttatagtTTCTTAGAAGAAGCAAGAAGTTTATctttattgtatatgcaatcaCGAATGACCACACAACGTcaacaacaaaatagaatttatttttgtttcaaaccTTTATCACGAGAGTCAACGATGTTGTAATGCAAAAGACTTTATGATTTTTACATGATGCTGTAACATTAATTAAGCCATTAGTCATTAGTTTACGCATTCCGAGGAGAGTGTAATAGAAAGATGAAGAATATTCCGTGcacaaaatatgaaaatatggagGAAAGTTGCAGTTGGAGGTTTAATGACGCCGATCGCTAATCATCGATCGGATCGACGCGACTCTTGGAAAGATAATGGTTCAGGATATCTTGAAAATTTCCATACAAGCCTCTCCATCCGATTAATACCGGAACACTATCCTCCAGGAGACCCAATGGTCCTCCTACCTCCCCCACGGATCCCTCTGAACCACCCGTGAAAGTAAGTAGTGAGTGAGCGGCATTCAAGGGTTGGCGACTGTGGGGGAGGAGGGTGGATGAGGGGGGTGAAAGGGGGGCGGCAGTAGCTCCGTCGGCAGGCAACGAGTGAAAGGAGGAAAAATTCCTATGAGCACGGAGTGCGAGAGAGAAGAAGGTCATTGGAGGGTAGCAAGGTAGGGTGGGTACCGAGGGTACGGCCAGATTTTAACGATTCCTCTGCCGCGGAGTCTTAAGAGAAAGAATGGCGGGGATGGGTGAAATGAGAGGAGAGGGTCGGGGGTTGGTGAGGGCGTCGAGGAGGTGCGGGTGTGTAGGGGATGGCGCGGAAAGAAGAGAAAAGGGAGCATAGGAAAAGACGAAGAAGGAGGGCGGTGAAGAGGATGGAGGGGGAGGGTAGAGATCGCGGTGGCGGTCGACGAGGGTGAGCAGGGAGGGTGTGGGGCGAAGGACGTGAAATGAAGAAATTCTATCTACATTTCCAACCCTTCATGCAGCGTCTTACCCCCTTCGCCGCTAAAGCCCCGCACCCTACCCTCCCGGTCGCCctcttcttttctctttcttctgCCTCTGCTTCTTCTTCCACCCACTTCGTTCCTTCGGCTGCCTAACCTCCTGCCCCTCCTCATCCCCGTTCTCATCCCTCTGGTAACCCGACCAACCCCCCTCGCGCGCTCGCCTGCTTCTCCGCGATGTCCCCTCGATCCCCGCGGCCCGCGAGCAACCACCCCGCTGAGACAATACGACCAACTCAACTCCCTGCCTCGGTCCGTCTTCTTcgccttcttcttcctcttcttcatcCGTCGAACTCTTACCCGCGCTATATCCATCCGTCTCCCTTTCTCTGCCTCTCATTTCCTTGTTCCTATTCCCCTTCCACGTTCTAACTCCTTGAAGACCGGTATCGCTATCCACCACCATCAACATCGCGACTACCAGAAGAGTACAGCCAGAGCGCCAGGATTCATTCGGAGCTTTCTTTCGTTCTTTCTCGCACCGGTCCCACCTCCTATGTCTCGCTCCGTTTCTCCCATCGGCCTCGAACGACGGTGCTCGCCCGCcacttctttctcttttcttaaACACAAAAGCGAAAATTTTGCTTATTAGAATATTTCCAGGAGGTATTCCTCTCCAACCTCCAGCATCCACCCCTCTACCACCCTCCCGCcctcccccccgtcccaccgccACCACCGCGCCGAACGGCACTCCGTGGCCTCTACCATATCCCTTCTCCTTGGTGCAGAGCTACACCTTCGCCTCTCTCCCGTGTCCAtctctcttttcctttctttatcGTCGACAACGTTCAACCCCTGCGCCTTTCGTCGTCATCGTTCTCCTTGGTTTGGTGCGCGGCAGAGAGAGAGCAGGGGTGAGCCCGTGCACTCAAGTGTGACGGCACTGGGCTGCGCCGTCCGTCGGGTTATTCGCGTTCGCTCCTCTCGTTTCGAGCGTCTGGCCGTTCGTCGACGCCGTGGCGGACAACACCGGTGCCACCGGCGGCCATTACTATGATTGTGTGCACGGaactttaattattattacagCAGCCCGGGGAGCCGAGTGTATGACAATAAGGAGCACCGACAGAGTACTTTGCTCGGCTAGGTACAAGTTGCGCTCTGTACGCACGGTGCCGCGTGGGTGTCCCGTACGTGAATGAGCACGCCGACTCTGTGTGCACGTGCAAACGCTTTGCTCCTACAAAGACCCACAGATTGAAATCTTTTGTGGTTTTCTACATTTTTGCTCTTACCCCCCTTGCCTTCCCACCCCCAACTACCTCCTCTTACCCTCCCGTTTCTGCTCTACCCGGCATTTCAACGCTTTTCGCGGCTTGCTTTGTGTGTTTGATTTTCGGAGACGCTTGTCATTTGTAAACGCTACGCAGATAAGCACTCGCCCCGTGGTTCACCATCAAATTACACCATGAACTTCAACCGCGGTAAATTAAGTAATTAGTCGGCCAGGAATTCGTGGTTCGACGCTGTACGTAGAATCTGCAGTAGGGTCGCGACGACGACCGGGACGCTTGTGCACGCCGCGCTGATCGTGAGCAGAACTTCCGGCGAAAGACAACGTGCGTCTTTCAAAGTTTCCCGGTCACACGCCGGGAACTCGCGACTTTTCTGGTTCGGCCGAATCGCTTCTTACGATGGCCCGTGATAAGGCGAGAGAGATCGTAGAAAGTTTTTACcgtgaatttattaaattatttttataccgAGTGTCACCGATCTGGTGGTACAAGCCGCAGAGAGGTGAATCTACGTGAACAAATAGGTCGAGAAAAAAGAATACTGTTTTTTCGTTTAGGATTTCCTCTCTAGAATCTTGCTGttattctcgaacggtatgagcAATATTTATTATCACATAATAGACAAACACAGTATTCATACATTTTAAGTACAGGTAAACGAACGCGTACATAGAGGGTGTTTCAGGACAGTAGGTATAAGTGGACAAGAGATGATTTTATGtgcaaaaataagtaaaaaagtgCGAACAACATTTTTGTCGATTGAAGCTTCGTTTTCAAGAAAACTGAGTTTGAAAGTTCGATGGACTCGCGTGTCCCAGCGTTCACAAGAAGTAGAATTAgctgatcatggtcagacgcgtcagccaATTTACTGGCTAAATATAAACGCTAAAAATCTATATTTCAAAGataatattaaagaaggccTTTTGTTCGTTCAAAGAACGATGGGAGCATTGTCAGCGTATTCGCTACAAAAAGCACTGAATGAGTTTGGAATTTTTGAGTTACCTTCTTTCGCTCCAATCCACTCCAACTCGCTTCAACTCGCACCAATCCGATCCAGTTCATTGCAAACCGCTTTAGTCCACCTCAGTCCTCTTCAACTCGCTGTTACCAGCTCCATTCTACTCCGACCTGTCGATGCACACATCACTCAGACTTGAGTTTCCGAATCTACAACTCACGAAGACTCAAATTTAAGTAAACCGAGACTTGAAGACTCGGACGAAAAAAAGGATTGTTGGAAGCCTCGCCAAGAGAACCAGAATTTGAGAAAATATATTAGGGACTCTTCAGGTTTGAAATCCCAAGTTAAAAAGCACATAGATTCCGAAATTCATGCCTATGGATCCTCAAACTgcgcattttttaaatcaaatgtTAAACACAGAAATGAAATAAACATGTGTTTCTTCttgtaataattttagtaagtcAAGAATATTGTAACAATATAgcttaattcttctaatgtcttcacAGTACCTATTTAAAAGTAGACttctatggaaaataaaaattatctgaaaatacatttaaatatacatttaaaaataagtctaaaaatacatttatttctagactgcggatcttcatgcaaaataaaaatgttttgtattgattgtggaaagctggtgtaacataaaaattgatttcatcccttaacgactttgttatattaaaagcaacaatacaacattctggaatatttaaaatcttttactgtttaacATTTCACCCAACAAATTccttcatacatgcataaagatccacagtctctctatttctcttctCAACCATatgaataagttgaaaatactacaacagtatatttaaaccttctaaatattttaaatgcataaataatccTTAATTTTAAAAACCGGGTCAGTTTTAAAAACTTTCCACTGTTTCTATGCAATGTTAGTTCAGGAAAAGcgagaaagaaatatttatcgTAATTTTGTATGCAATATGTTTTTTCGAAACATTTAACGTAAGAATAAATGTTCTAAATGGCAtgaaaatcagcgtgaaaaaacctCAAAACGAGTGCCCATTGTCGGGGATGCACGCAACTGCAAACTCCGGCGGTTCACGCATCTCCGgtttaaatacaaaaattatgGCGGAACATTGTCGTGAGTACAATTCCTGTCCATCCTATTGTTCCTGGTTGTCTATAGGACGCACAGAGGCAATAGAGCTTTTAAAGCTTAAAAACGTAAGTATGTGAAGTCCAGAGGAGAATGTACCCCGAAACGATGGTCTGGTTTGTGTGCAAGGGGACGCTGCTGTGGGGGCGGTCGGACAGGGGAAGGGTAAGAAACGGTGAACGGGTAAGATGTGTTTGTTCCACACGAGCTATTGTCCGCCAAGACTACCTTTCTATTGTTTGTTACAGTCTCGCCCTCTCTCTTTCAACAACACGTTCTCCCCGATCGGTATCTTACATCGCACCGAGCTTTATACCGTGTCTTTCGGGGCGAATATTTCGTGAGCTTTTTGCTTCCCGAATATTTCGATTTTTCCTCGGGAATCGATCGCGTTTTATATTTAGATATTTCTTCAacttattttgaaaatttgttaacATTTATAGATCTTAGTTTAAACATTTTAACACAGTCGCCATTTA includes:
- the LOC143216426 gene encoding uncharacterized protein LOC143216426, whose protein sequence is MNWIGLVRVEASWSGLERKKKRERSGGRAPSFEADGRNGARHRRWDRCEKERKKAPNESWRSGCTLLVVAMLMVVDSDTGLQGVRTWKGNRNKEMRGRERETDGYSAGKSSTDEEEEEEGEEDGPRQGVELVVLSQRGGCSRAAGIEGTSRRSRRAREGGWSGYQRDENGDEEGQEVRQPKERSGWKKKQRQKKEKRRGRPGG